Within Amycolatopsis sp. FDAARGOS 1241, the genomic segment GCCTGATCACACCGCCAAGCGGTACCCGGCGTATGCAACTATTGTCAACGACGGTAGTTGTCCACGCATCAGGGGGAAGTCCCGTGCCGCTCGCCCTGCTCGCGCTGGCCATCGGCGCGTTCGGCATCGGCACGACGGAGTTCGTCATCGCGGGGTTGTTGCCCGAGGTGGCCGCCGACTTCGGCGTGTCCATCCCCGCCGCGGGGTGGCTGATCACGGGGTACGCGCTCGGCGTCGCGGCCGGCGCGCTGCCGATGACCGCCCTCGGCACGCGCATGCGCCGCAAGCACCTGCTCACGCTGCTGATGGCGGTGTTCATCGCCGGCAACGCGCTGTCGGCGCTGGCCCCCGCCTACGGCGTGCTCGTGGTCGGCCGGATCGTCGCCGCCCTCACGCACGGCGCGTTCTTCGGCGTCGGCGCCGTCGTGGCGGCCGACCTCGTGAAACCGGAGAAGAAGGCCAGCGCGATCGCGCTCATGTTCACCGGCCTCACGCTCGCCAACGTCCTCGGCGTGCCGATGGGCACCTTCCTCGGCCAGGGCCTCGGCTGGCGCGCCACGTTCTGGGTCGTCGCCGGGCTCGGGGTGCTCGGCCTGATCGGAGTCGCCGCGCTCGTGCCCGACACGCCGCGCCCCGAGGGCGCGCGCATCACCGCGGAGTTCGCCGTGTTCCGCCACGCCCGCGTGTGGCTCGCGATCGGCACGACGATCCTCGGGTTCGGGGGCGTCCTCGCGAGCTTCACCTACATCGCGCCCTTGATGACCGACGTCGCCGGCCTGCCCGCGAGTGCCGTCAGCTGGCTGCTCGTGCTGTTCGGCGTCGGCCTCGTGCTCGGCAACCTGCTCGGCGGCAAGTTCG encodes:
- a CDS encoding MFS transporter yields the protein MPLALLALAIGAFGIGTTEFVIAGLLPEVAADFGVSIPAAGWLITGYALGVAAGALPMTALGTRMRRKHLLTLLMAVFIAGNALSALAPAYGVLVVGRIVAALTHGAFFGVGAVVAADLVKPEKKASAIALMFTGLTLANVLGVPMGTFLGQGLGWRATFWVVAGLGVLGLIGVAALVPDTPRPEGARITAEFAVFRHARVWLAIGTTILGFGGVLASFTYIAPLMTDVAGLPASAVSWLLVLFGVGLVLGNLLGGKFADRALMPTMYTVLVALAVVLAVFAFTAHAAVPAIVTLFLLGGFGFATVPPLQMRMLASAEAAPTVASAVNIGAFNLGNALVAWLGGVVIAAGYGYASTNWVGAAMTVAALALAVASGTLDRRGAKRPAPVPAH